Proteins encoded by one window of Melanotaenia boesemani isolate fMelBoe1 chromosome 10, fMelBoe1.pri, whole genome shotgun sequence:
- the sema3d gene encoding semaphorin-3D, with product MKKEDCDNKSLDKARVLFCWSSCEGNGKRTFVLSHPGVPLVGLILLAILPFGASINQSVARVKRSYRELLQAGSLSLFLGPADGLHSHSLLLDEERGRLLLGAKDHIYLLDPDNMAKAPRKIHWPAPRDRVETCKLAGKNANLECANFIRVLHNYNRTHVYACGTGAFHPICAFIEITGHREDGVFQLLSNTVESGRLKCPFDPLQPFTSVLTDQYLYAGTSSDFLGKDTTFTRSLGPPPDQHYIRTDISEDYWINEARFISAHPVADTYNPDDDKIYFFFREVSWEGNDKSILSRVARVCKNDVGGLRSLTNKWTTFLKARLVCSIPGPDGVDTHFNELQDTFLLPTRDDKNPIVYAVFTTSSSIFRGSAVCVYSMADIRAAFNGAYAHKEGPDHRWVEYEGRIPYPRPGTCPSRTYDPRIKTTKDFPDEVISFIRFHPLMYRSVYPLTGRPVFTRVRVDYTLTHIVVDRVLADDGHYEVMFLGTDIGSVLKVVSITQENWSTEEVVLEELQVFQVPTPIRRLEISSKQQQLYVGSSEGLAQVSLSRCHLYGQACAECCLARDPYCAWDGHTCSRYIPASKRRARRQDIKHGDPAVQCWDTQDSLAGGQMEDKVLFGVQKNSTFLECIPKSQQAQIRWYIQRPGSERKEEVRIDDRVVHTDRGLLIRSLHASDAGVYVCVAQEHTHFSYTLLRLTLQLVTQLDRKPKHADDAAVEPHHGADSRQRYKDYLRVMSSPFHSLEEYCDSLWLDKRSSRVRGRGLGIGKWKHIHEIKKSRNRRNNREREEERDRKERGSSKRGGPTH from the exons AATTGCTGCAGGCTGGCAGTTTATCTCTGTTTTTGGGTCCTGCCGATGGGCTGCACTCCCACTCGCTGCTGTTGGATGAGGAGCGGGGTCGTCTTTTGTTGGGAGCCAAGGATCACATCTACCTTCTTGATCCTGACAACATGGCTAAAGCCCCCAGAAAG atCCACTGGCCTGCTCCAAGGGATAGAGTCGAAACATGCAAACTGGCCggaaaaaatgcaaat CTGGAATGTGCTAACTTTATCAGAGTCCTCCACAATTACAACCGAACACATGTCTATGCCTGTGGGACAGGAGCCTTTCACCCCATCTGTGCTTTCATTGAAATCACTGGCCACAGAGAG GATGGTGTGTTCCAGCTGCTGTCTAACACAGTAGAATCTGGCAGGTTAAAATGTCCCTTTGATCCCTTGCAGCCATTCACCTCAGTCCTCACAG ATCAGTACTTGTATGCGGGCACATCTTCAGACTTCCTGGGAAAAGATACAACATTCACACGCTCCCTAGGCCCTCCTCCTGACCAGCACTACATTCGCACAGACATCTCTGAAGACTACTGGATCAATG AGGCCAGGTTTATTTCTGCCCATCCAGTTGCTGACACGTACAATCCAGATGATGATAAGATATACTTTTTCTTCCGCGAGGTGTCGTGGGAGGGTAATGACAAGAGCATCCTCTCCCGAGTGGCTCGTGTGTGCAAG AATGATGTGGGTGGGCTGAGGAGTCTGACAAATAAATGGACAACCTTCCTCAAAGCCAGGCTTGTATGCTCCATCCCTGGACCAGACGGTGTGGACACACACTTTAATGAACTCC AGGACACTTTTCTGCTCCCTACCAGAGATGACAAAAACCCCATAGTATATGCAGTCTTCACTACTTCCAG TTCCATTTTCCGTGGGTCTGCAGTCTGTGTGTATAGCATGGCAGACATAAGGGCTGCGTTTAATGGAGCCTATGCTCACAAGGAGGGGCCCGACCACAGATGGGTAGAATATGAGGGGAGAATACCATATCCTCGTCCTGGAACG TGTCCCAGCAGGACATATGATCCAAGGATAAAGACCACCAAAGACTTCCCAGATGAAGTCATCAGTTTCATTCGTTTCCATCCTCTGATGTACCGCTCTGTGTACCCGCTCACTGGTCGGCCTGTGTTTACACGTGTCCGAGTAGACTACACCCTGACTCACATTGTGGTGGACAGAGTTTTGGCAGATGATGGACATTATGAGGTTATGTTCCTGGGAACAG ATATTGGCTCAGTTCTAAAGGTAGTGAGCATCACCCAAGAGAACTGGTCAACAGAGGAAGTGGTTCTTGAGGAGCTTCAGGTTTTCCAG gTTCCCACTCCCATCCGCCGTTTGGAGATTTCTTCTAAACAG CAACAGCTCTATGTGGGATCGAGCGAAGGGCTAGCCCAGGTTTCACTCAGCAGATGTCACCTGTATGGTCAGGCTTGTGCTGAATGTTGTCTGGCTCGAGACCCCTACTGCGCATGGGATGGACACACATGCTCACGATACATCCCTGCATCTAAACG GCGAGCCAGAAGACAAGACATCAAGCATGGAGATCCTGCTGTTCAGTGCTGGGATACACAAGACA GTCTTGCTGGGGGACAAATGGAGGACAAGGTTCTCTTTGGAGTTCAGAAGAATTCCACCTTCCTCGAGTGTATCCCTAAATCTCAGCAGGCCCAGATTCGGTGGTACATACAAAGACCGGGATCTGAGCGCAAGGAGGAG GTCAGAATAGATGACCGTGTTGTCCACACAGACCGAGGACTCCTGATCCGCTCCCTCCACGCCTCTGATGCTGGTGTCTATGTTTGTGTAGCTCAGgagcacacacacttttcctaCACTCTCCTCCGTCTCACGCTACAACTCGTCACACAACTCGACAGAAAGCCCAAGCATGCTGATGATGCGGCAGTGGAGCCGCACCACGGAGCAGACTCTCGTCAGCGTTATAAAGACTACCTCAGAGTCATGAGCTCTCCCTTTCACTCCCTGGAAGAGTATTGTGATTCTCTGTGGCTGGATAAGAGGTCATCAAGAGTGCGAGGACGAGGCTTGGGAATTGGAAAATGGAAACAcattcatgaaataaaaaaaagcaggaacaggagaaacaacagggagagggaggaagaaagagacagaaaggagCGAGGGAGTAGTAAGAGAGGAGGTCCAACACATTAA